DNA from Ictidomys tridecemlineatus isolate mIctTri1 chromosome 12, mIctTri1.hap1, whole genome shotgun sequence:
AGGGTATTTCCAAAGTATGGCAAGCATGTCTCATCAGATATTCAACATGAAAGGAGAAGAATTACTGATAGAAATCTgttagcaggaaaaaaagattgaTCAAGTACAGATATTAGCCACATAGATCACCAGTAAATCAGACATTCTCACAAGACAGGTAAAGAGACATGAGAAACAaacaggagggggaaaaaaaatctctaggtGAGTcagtctcctctctctctctctctctctctctctctctctctctctctctctcttagtatGTTGGACATTTAGAAGCATGAAATTAAAACTCATGAAAAACAGCTTTATCGACTTGCTGTGGTGACTCAAAAGTTGTCGTTTCTCCACTCAACTTTGCTGAAACACTTGATTCATGTTGTTCTTATTTAACCTAATTTGCATTGATTTAATCAGTGCTGGTATGctttaaatacataataaattggGATTCTGCAACTTAGATGACTTGGAATAGCTAAATTTCAATAAAGCTCATTTCAATCTGTTAATGTATACAGTTCTGCCAAGGGGTTTAAAACTGTAGAAAAGATGCAACTTGCCACATTAGAGGTGAGAAAGGTTTAAAGACACTATACAGATGAGATGATTTGTGTGATAATAAGGTGAACAGCCATATATATCTTAATTATAGCCTAGAAGCATCTTCTAAGTTTTGAGTAGCACACTTAGAAGAAAATTCACATATAAATGcagtgaatttaattttattctctttctttcttgccaACACTCAACTCTTTTTGCCTTTCTGTACCAGCTCTACAAATCAAGTGACATCCAAAGTGGGACCTCTTCTTGCCCATTTGGCAGCCTCTGTCACCACTTTGCCAAACTGCATGCATTAGGACGATTTTCTTCCTAGCAGCCATAGGGATTGGGTGGCTTGTATGCACTGTATTTGCTGAGTGGCTGGCTGCTGTTTACCCCAGCCTGTGCCTGAACAACCCCCTCTTCCCCAACCCTTTAGACTTTATGGCTTAATCAGCCAGCCTGCTGTCAGGAATAATTGTTTTGGCAAGAGGTGAAACTACTTGATGGTGAAATTGTTTGTCTGTCTGTTAAAGTGTTCTGCAGCACCTTAGAAGTGCCAGGACAAAATCTGCAAATGCCCAGTCCAAAGTTAGAAGCAAGAGTGAGAAGAGACAACCATCAGGAATAGCATAGGAAGAACAACACTTACGGAGagataacaaaagaaaacatcTGTGCCAGTAATAAGCAGTATGACCTTGGATAATCCCCTGATGTCTCCTGGCCTCAGTTTCGTCATGTGCAAAATGAAGGGGGTTGATTTTCTAATGTCTCTTCTAGCTCCTAAGACAGCATGTGATGTCTAGGACATTtcaaatttgtgttcttttcaaTTAAATGATCCATCTCAAAGATAAATGACCAGGGCAGAGCATAGTTGAATACAAAATGGAATGATTCATGCCCCTATTCATATGACTTTTCCTGAAAAGTCCCACCAGTCTTTAGTGACTTTAATTCCATTGGTTGGTCTCTCCATCTTGGCTGTTAAAGGACACTCAAATTGCTTGACCAATCTGCAAGTGGAACCTGGAATCTGGTAATCCACCTTCCATCCTATCAAAATGAACATGATAGATGTGCCCACACTTTAAGTTCCTAGAGGCAGAAATGATGGGAATTCAAAGAGAGGAGCTAGAGATTCACATCCTACTACCTTTTATGATCATGATGGTCAAGAAGGTAGGCTTACCCACATTCACTTCCCACCTGCTTACTCAGCCatcctgaggatttttttttttttaagatgatcaACAGCCCCGGCAGACTAAATAGAAGACAGGGAGAATTTATTCATTGTAAAGACTCCTACATACAATTAGGAGTGGAATAAACAGACCAGGGCTTCTCTTTATAATTAGGAGAGATACAACACAATTTAGTACACTCTCAAAGCTTAATCAGGAATCCTCATCAAGGAACAGGGGAATTCATTATGGTTTAAACTACCTCTTTCCTACCCATTCTCTAGGACATTCTCCTGGGGTGAGGCGTATTGCAGGGCTGTGCAATCATCACGAACAGCACATGTCAGAGTTAGTCTTCCCCATGCCATACAGCAGAATCTTTATTCATCTACTGTGTGCCCCACAAATACCTATGTAGTCTGATGAAACCCCAGCAGGATCTCATGCAAGCCTCCTTGTACACAGATATGTTTTGCCATACTGGATCTCACATCACTGGGACTGGGATGGCGTCCCAAAACAGATGGGTTTGGAAAGCATTCCCCCATCACCACCAAAAAGGGCTGGCTCACTGCAGAACTCCAGCGCCCgcaaagggagaaggaaaaaaaaaaatcatagccaAGCCCCAAATTATTGCCTTCCTGTGTCTTCTCTCAAGTTGCTTTTGTAAAGCAAAGGGCCAGATTCCTACGTACCTTTTACACGTAGACAGCTTTgaagggggaaaaatatttttccaaaagggACAGGGGAGAGCACAGAATATTTCAATTTCCCACTTGGAAATATCTTGTCATTGATAAGGCTACCTctaccccctccccttcctcttttttgaAATATGGACAAAAAAAGCTGAAAGTGTTTTCCATTTCATCAAAGAACATATATTACTTTAGTGGTTCGGTAAAATGTTGGTTTTATGCCCACCCCTTTTCCATCTGCCCATGTCTGAGGTGCTCCGGGAAGACGCACAATCGTGAGCAGCTTACGACACTCAGTGAGCAGTAGGTGCCTGTGCAAGCTCGCGCCGCACACTGCCTGGCGGAGGGAAGGAGCCCGGGCGCCGCTCGCCGCTCCCCACGCCACCGCCcgcgccgcccgccgcccgcaCCACCCCGCCGCCCCGCAAAGCATGAGCGAGCCTGCTCTCCGCAGCTGCCCAGGGCGCGAATGGCAGGCAGTCTCCGCGGAGTAAAAGGTGGCGCCGGTCAGTGGTCGTTTCCAATGACGGACATTAACCAGACTGTCAAATCCTGGGGAGTCGCGAGCCCCGAGtttggagttgttttttttttcccccacaacgTCACAGTCCGAACTGCAGAGGAAAAGGACGGCGGCAGGAAGGCGAAGCCCGGGCTCCGGCACGTAGTTGGGAAACTTGCAGGTCCTAGAAGTCGCCTCCCCGCCTCGCCGGCCGCCCTTGCAGCCCGGAGCCGAGCAGCAAAGTGAGACATTGTGCGCCTGCCAGATCCGCCGGCCGCGGACCCGGGCTGCCTCGGAAACACAGAGGGGTCTTCTCTCGCCCTGCATATAATTAGCCTGCACACAAAGGGAGCAGCTGAATGGAGGTTGTCACTCTCTGGAAAAGGGTGGGTAAGAcactttttaattaaattctttcccgaagattttttttttcctcccttttctttgcTGCAGCATCTAACATGGACCAAATCACCATCTCTTTGATCTTTCCGTGGCTGTGAACTTTCTATGCCGCCCAGCTTTCTGCATGCTTAGAGGTGAACGTGTGGtttttggggaggggggtccttctttatttctatatatttatttgatttttgcccttttctccccctcccccctcccgcTCCCCCTCCCTCGGAATAAAATATGATGTAGATTTCTGACCGAGCGCTTCCAATGGACATTCTCCAGTCTCTCTGGAAAGATTCTCGCTAATGGATTTCCTGCTGCTCGGTCTCTGTCTATACTGGCTGCTGAGGAGGCCCTCGGGGGTGGTCTTGTGTCTGCTGGGGGCCTGCTTTCAGATGCTGCCCGCCGCCCCCAGCGGGTGCCCGCAGCTGTGCCGGTGTGAGGGGCGGCTGCTGTACTGCGAGGCGCTCAACCTCACCGAGGCGCCCCACAACCTGTCCGGCCTGCTGGGCTTGTCCCTGCGTTACAACAGCCTCTCGGAGCTGCGCGCCGGCCAGTTCACGGGGTTAATGCAGCTCACGTGGCTCTATCTGGATCACAATCACATCTGCTCGGTGCAGGGGGACGCCTTTCAGAAACTGCGCCGAGTTAAGGAACTCACGCTGAGTTCCAACCAGATCACCCAACTGGCCAACACCACCTTTCGGCCCATGCCCAACCTGCGCAGCGTGGACCTCTCGTACAACAAACTGCAGGCACTCGCGCCCGACCTCTTCCACGGGCTGCGGAAGCTCACAACGCTGCACATGCGGGCCAATGCCATCCAGTTCGTGCCCGTGCGCATCTTCCAGGACTGCCGCAGCCTCAAGTTTCTCGACATAGGATACAATCAGCTTAAGAGTCTGGCGCGCAACTCTTTTGCCGGCTTGTTCAAGCTCACGGAGCTGCACCTGGAGCACAATGATTTGGTCAAGGTGAACTTCGCCCACTTCCCGCGCCTCATCTCTCTGAACTCGCTCTGCCTGAGGAGGAACAAGGTGGCCATTGTGGTCAGCTCGCTGGACTGGGTTTGGAACCTGGAGAAAATGGACCTGTCTGGCAATGAGATCGAGTACATGGAGCCCCATGTGTTCGAGACAGTGCCGCACCTGCAGTCCCTGCAGCTGGACTCCAACCGCCTCACTTACATCGAGCCCCGCATTCTCAACTCCTGGAAGTCACTTACAAGCATTACCCTGGCGGGGAACCTGTGGGACTGCGGGCGCAACGTCTGTGCCCTGGCTTCTTGGCTGAGCAACTTCCAGGGGCGCTACGATGGCAACTTACAGTGCGCCAGCCCGGAGTACGCACAGGGCGAGGATGTCCTAGATGCCGTGTACGCCTTCCACCTGTGCGAGGATGGGGCCGAGCCCACCAGCGGTCACCTCCTCTCGGCAGTCACCAATCGCAGTGACCTGGGACTCCCTGATAGCTCGGCCACCACGCTCGTGGACGACGGGGAGGGGCAGCGCGATGGCACGCCCGAGCCAGCCACCGTGGCTCTCCCCGGCGAGCACGCTGAGAATGCCGTGCAGATCCACAAAGTGGTCACTGGCaccatggccctcatcttctccttcctcatcGTGGTCTTGGTGCTGTACGTATCCTGGAAGTGTTTCCCAGCCAGCCTCAGGCAGCTCAGACAGTGCTTTGTCACGCAGCGCAGGAAGCAAAAGCAGAAACAGACCATGCATCAGATGGCTGCCATGTCTGCCCAGGAATACTACGTTGATTACAAACCTAACCACATTGAGGGAGCCCTGGTGATCATCAACGAGTATGGCTCTTGTACCTGCCACCAGCAGCCCGCGAGGGAATGCGAGGTGTGATCCTCCCAGTGGCTCTCAACCCATGCACTACCAAAAACGCCTGGGCAGCCGGTCGGGCCGGCGGGCACCAGGCTGGGGTCTCCTTGTCTGTGCTCTGATTTGCTCCTTGACTGAAACTGTAAGGGGATCTCTCCCAGAGACTTGACATTTTAGCTTTATtgtgtcttaaaaacaaaaacgaaataaaacacaacaaaacccCACCCCACAACCTTCTGGACAGTCTATCTTAAATTTCATATGAAAACTCCTTCCTCCCTTTGAAGATCTGTCCATATTCAGGAATCTGAGAGTGTAAAAAGGTAccaatcattgattttttttttgtaaactaaaacgtttaaaataaaatagcatttacAGTTTTTACAGACTGGTGTAACCTAAATGAATTGTTACCTGTGTTACAAGAGAGAAGCAACAGTTACAATTTCCTttggatgggggagggggagggaggataCTGCCAGTGGAAGAATCAAGGAATCAGGAAGCAAAGTAGGCAGAGtctatttaaatgttaaaaagggCAAACAAAGCTTAGCAGTGTAATAATACAGATTAATTTACCCCACATGAGTAAAGACTGAAAAAAGCAAGATCTTTTATATTATCGGGGAGTGGGCAGTGTAATCTGACCATTATAAAGCAAGTGAAAGGTGGACTGAGGACTGGTCATTATTACTCAGCTTTTGAGGCAATGATCATTGTAAATGGCTTTTAAAAGGCAATGCCAGACAGTTTGTCCTATGAGCAAGAAACATTTTTGCACTTAATGTAACCATCTTTCAAATCATCTCAGAATTTTAACTACAAATGCCACTTGTTCATAATTCTTCTCTGCCTTTGATTCAGTAGAACTCATAGCACTGGTGCCCTTTTTCATGCCCTCCGATATTAAAGAGGGTCCCTCAGCTCCTGCTCTCTGTGGTTTCACTGAAAAGGAAGCAGAATCCCTATGTTCAGGACTGAAAGCTGTGTTTCTGGAGCACATTGCTAAGACTGCAGTAAGCTTAAGCTCCTAAGCAATGACAGCACACTCCTAGTTACTGTGGGGAAAGAGGAATTCCTGACTCAGGATGAATGCCTGCAGGGTAATGACTTGTAGCAAGAGAATTTAGGGACAGACTTGATACagcagggatgggggtggggtgagagAAGATCATCATTTGATTCTGTGTTTGCATATTACTGAGATGGGAATAATTTGTTAACTCGGGGCAGAAAAAGCTGCCTCTTCTCAGATGGCCCTTTTGGGTAATGCTTGCTTTCCctgtttttcacttttgttcTTTGTTGGGATTATTGGTTGCTCCTTCCCACCCTCATAGGTTTTCAGGTTCATCACTGCGATGTTAGCTTTTTATTAAACTCAATTAAGAGTGAGGAGGCGGTGGTGGTGGTAGTTAGTGGCTTCTGAGAAGGGCAAGGGGAGGGGTGTACGTATTGGATGGAAGGGTCTTTCACCAGCTAACAATTTAATCAGATGTATGATTGAAATAAAGTATCATGGATGGCAGATGGTGAACACTGAACCAATCAGTCCATGTCCAGAAGTATTTTTCTCACCCCTCTAAATGATACTAAagactggcatctctttctatttctactcccccccccacacacacattttaagagATAAGTCCAAATAGCAGGAAGTGGGATGAGGAACAAACACAACACCATCCCCCAAAATGCAAATGCCTCTAGTCACCAACCTAAAGAGGCAAAATCAGCTTTTTGAAATGCAGAACAGTATCACTATATGGTTTACTTAAGCTGAAGATTAATTGTAGATTTTTCTTCTGCCTATAGAGAAACCAATATGCCTAAAACTGTGGCTTCTATGAGGCTCTTGCAAGAGAAATATTTTTGCAAAGATCTTTTAAGATGTTAAGCCTTGAGAGACATGAGAgacagcttctctctctctctctctctctctctctctctctctctctctctcccccctcatatctctctctctcccttctcccctcccccactcatTCTTTCTGACCAGCAAACTTCATCTTGCTTTGTTTATAATTGAGACATGACTTTATGACACATTCCATGTACATAACACCCATTCACACTGTTAATGTTCTAGGAGAGAAGGGCTTCAAAAACTTTGAAGGTGGGTTTTGGATTTAGTCAAAGCATAATCATTTGGAATTGCCACTCTAAACAGCATATCACTTGGAGGGCAGGAGTAACAGGAACAAGGATGTGCCTCCTATCTATAATTAAACTGCAATAAAGAGACCTCCTCTAAAAGAGtgcataccatttttttttttaaattttggctctttttaaagaaagacatTCCCAAATTGTGGCCACTGAAGGAAGATTCCGTTAACTTAACCTCCTCATAGGAAGGTTACAGGAATGCATTGCCAAAAGCTGCTCTTGCTTGTCGCATGGAAGGGTTGTGCTGGTGTGCTTATAGGGAAAGCTTCCAGGAGCAAAGATTTTCTGGCAAACATCAGAACTACAGGTTCCCCAAAATCCTctagaaaaaaatggacattGGAAACTAATTTATTTCCTATTCccaattttattttgtacttttaaaaaatgtagtcaggagaaaaagagaataatcatgctttttttttctgcttttccccTACTCCATGACTAAAATATCATGTATTTGAAAGACCTTAAATCCATGGAAATCTAATGAAAGATCTTTGGAAAAAGGAATCTACCATCTGGGACTTTGGGAGCAAATGATAGCCATGGAAAGCTGTGTtcttaatttgtgtgtgtgtgtgtgtgtgtgtgtgtatgtgtgtgtgtatgtgtgtgtgtatgtttctgtAATGGTATGTATTTGCAGGCAAGCAAATATGTTTTCTAAACATAGTCATCTAGTCCTATCTCTTACTAGAGGATTTTGGACTAGAGAAATTTAGCTCACACATCCTTTCATGGTCCTGTGCCTCTTACTTTGAGAAGGGCAGAGCAGGGAGAAGCCAAGAATAAGGGAGAATGGTAGTTTTAACTAAGGttttgtgacactttttttttctcaaattaattAATCTTTAAGCTTCAAGAAACTTGCTCTGACCCCTCTAAGCAAACTACTGAACATTTAAAAGGGGATCTAATTTTTAAAGgtatagcactttttttttcttcccacagAGGGTGCTAATCTCATTGTCCTGTACTATCTGAAAAGAATTTAAGGCCACAATTCACGTCTCATCCTGGGCATTGTGATGgattaacccccccccccccatttgcAGTTGCTTCCCAGCTGATTAAAGTTCAGCAATGGTATTGAGGTTTTTCAagtatttatatagaaaaaagtattttccaaTGACAAATGATGCTCTCACATCAGGCTTAGCTCTGGTAGTTTCTTAGGTTGTACCAGAGGAGAAGGTTAAATGAAACCAATTTTTTAACAGTTCTCAAAGGAAAGGAAGCCCTTGACATAAGACACAGCCAGAGATAGTTGGGACCACCTGTCCCACAACATATACCATATGCTATAAAGTTGCCATCATACAGAAAAGATTATTTCagtaaaaggaaatttttttttaaatcacttttcaCATTTTCCCAGGCTCCTCAAAGTACAAGAGTAccttacctttttttccccccagcttTCAGGAAGGCAGACATTTGGTATGACTTAGCATCAACAACACATTTATGAGTATGTGTAAGTAATTAAAGGGGCAAACACCACTTGTTATTCCTCCCAAGTTTCCTAAGCAACTGCACACAGATCACACAGATCACTGGCAGGATTAGGGGCCACCTGTGTTTCTAATTTGTATTAATCAACTTGTCAGCAAGTCTGACACCTGTTCTATTCTGGCATGGCCAAATAGCAGTGGCCACCAGTGGATCCATATTCTGATGAAATGAAAGTCGTCAGACATTCCCTCACAGAGAAAATTCTCCAAGCACCagaatttttatctgtttttggaGAATGAGTTATTATAATGTTTCAGGGAAGTCAAGATAAATGTCAATTAGATGGATTGTTATAGTTAATTTGAGTTTGCCAATACATGTATTTAGTTAGAATGAAACTATTAAACTTGGAGGAGGTTTACgg
Protein-coding regions in this window:
- the Lrrtm1 gene encoding leucine-rich repeat transmembrane neuronal protein 1 encodes the protein MDFLLLGLCLYWLLRRPSGVVLCLLGACFQMLPAAPSGCPQLCRCEGRLLYCEALNLTEAPHNLSGLLGLSLRYNSLSELRAGQFTGLMQLTWLYLDHNHICSVQGDAFQKLRRVKELTLSSNQITQLANTTFRPMPNLRSVDLSYNKLQALAPDLFHGLRKLTTLHMRANAIQFVPVRIFQDCRSLKFLDIGYNQLKSLARNSFAGLFKLTELHLEHNDLVKVNFAHFPRLISLNSLCLRRNKVAIVVSSLDWVWNLEKMDLSGNEIEYMEPHVFETVPHLQSLQLDSNRLTYIEPRILNSWKSLTSITLAGNLWDCGRNVCALASWLSNFQGRYDGNLQCASPEYAQGEDVLDAVYAFHLCEDGAEPTSGHLLSAVTNRSDLGLPDSSATTLVDDGEGQRDGTPEPATVALPGEHAENAVQIHKVVTGTMALIFSFLIVVLVLYVSWKCFPASLRQLRQCFVTQRRKQKQKQTMHQMAAMSAQEYYVDYKPNHIEGALVIINEYGSCTCHQQPARECEV